The proteins below are encoded in one region of Candidatus Bipolaricaulota bacterium:
- a CDS encoding TIGR00266 family protein, translating to MKYKITGDNLQVVTIELSEGEKVFGEAGSMVYMTPNMRMEAKARGGLLKGLGRKFMGETFFMTEFSPAGGTGLAAFAGNAPGTIKEIELKDGREFMVQKDAFLCAEDGIDLSVAFQKKLGSIFFGGEGFILERLKGNGTAFIHACGDFIEMDLKEGESIKVDTGSVVGWEGTVSYDIERVKGIKTIFFGGEGLFLTKLTGPGKIIIQSMTLHNLAMALYPFMPKPQQTSGKSGVIGTLLDETLGR from the coding sequence CAAAATCACAGGAGATAACCTTCAGGTGGTGACAATAGAGCTGAGCGAAGGAGAGAAAGTTTTTGGAGAAGCGGGTTCAATGGTCTACATGACCCCTAACATGAGAATGGAAGCAAAAGCTAGAGGCGGCTTGCTGAAAGGACTGGGAAGAAAATTTATGGGTGAGACCTTTTTCATGACAGAGTTCTCGCCAGCAGGAGGAACAGGCCTGGCTGCGTTTGCCGGAAATGCGCCCGGAACGATAAAGGAAATTGAACTCAAGGATGGCAGAGAGTTCATGGTGCAGAAAGATGCTTTTCTGTGCGCAGAGGACGGCATTGATTTAAGCGTTGCATTCCAGAAAAAGCTTGGCTCTATATTTTTCGGAGGAGAAGGATTCATTCTGGAAAGGTTGAAGGGGAATGGAACGGCCTTTATCCATGCATGCGGCGACTTCATAGAAATGGATTTGAAGGAGGGAGAAAGCATAAAGGTCGATACAGGCAGCGTTGTAGGCTGGGAAGGAACCGTCAGCTACGACATAGAGCGCGTGAAGGGCATAAAGACAATATTCTTCGGCGGCGAGGGGCTTTTCCTGACAAAACTCACCGGTCCAGGAAAAATAATAATTCAATCGATGACACTGCACAACCTTGCCATGGCGCTCTATCCTTTCATGCCGAAGCCGCAGCAAACGTCAGGGAAGTCAGGCGTGATAGGAACATTGCTTGACGAAACCCTGGGAAGATGA